A part of Denitratisoma oestradiolicum genomic DNA contains:
- a CDS encoding helix-turn-helix domain-containing protein, with translation MSLRYPGAQVFSEGPRHSFLTRYQSWQFGGLEFAEIHSTSRQSLQVPMPERAAPDSYYLPLQLNGDFHGGQYGREFRGGVRSMLLLDSQAPHWRELGADSHLLNVRLPKPLLERYLADPRAICMNPVSADSGQGALVWGFINALWARRAELGTADMPALADVVARMVAGLFGTLHDEEAAVSGLVDRQRRRVLECIAANLNAPRLDVQSVATACGISPRYVHLLMRHTGRTFSQYLLEHRLERCRNALQGRPGKRSITEIAFEWGFNDVSHFSRSFRKRYGLSPREFRRQA, from the coding sequence ATGTCCCTCCGTTATCCGGGCGCTCAGGTGTTTTCGGAGGGGCCGAGACATAGTTTCCTCACCCGTTACCAATCATGGCAGTTCGGTGGCCTGGAGTTTGCGGAGATTCATTCGACCTCCCGGCAAAGTCTTCAGGTTCCCATGCCGGAGCGGGCTGCCCCTGACAGTTATTACCTGCCGCTGCAACTGAACGGCGATTTCCATGGCGGGCAATACGGCCGGGAATTTCGTGGGGGCGTTCGGTCGATGCTGTTGCTGGATAGCCAGGCGCCCCACTGGCGAGAGCTTGGTGCCGATAGCCATCTGCTCAATGTGCGCCTGCCCAAGCCGCTGCTGGAGCGCTACCTGGCCGATCCCCGGGCGATATGCATGAATCCGGTGAGCGCGGACTCGGGGCAGGGGGCACTGGTATGGGGTTTCATCAACGCCCTGTGGGCGAGACGGGCAGAGTTGGGCACGGCCGACATGCCGGCACTGGCTGATGTGGTGGCGCGCATGGTCGCGGGCCTCTTCGGCACCCTGCACGATGAGGAAGCCGCTGTCTCAGGATTGGTCGATAGACAACGACGCCGGGTGCTGGAATGCATCGCCGCGAATCTGAACGCCCCCCGGCTGGACGTGCAAAGCGTTGCCACCGCCTGCGGCATCTCGCCCCGCTACGTGCATCTGCTGATGCGTCACACCGGACGGACCTTTTCACAATACCTGTTGGAACATCGGCTGGAGCGCTGCCGTAACGCCTTGCAAGGCCGGCCTGGAAAACGCTCCATCACCGAGATCGCCTTCGAGTGGGGATTCAACGATGTCTCCCACTTCAGTCGTTCCTTCCGCAAGCGCTACGGACTGTCGCCGCGGGAGTTCCGGCGTCAGGCATAG
- a CDS encoding VOC family protein, which translates to MMGLRGINRIVIAVRNLEAAKKLYADMLGATFHDAHWTGAPFGIHVSIAWDAGIELCAPMPGREHDSAVSQFLAHKGEGIVTVFFGVDDADVAVSRAISAGYACFHSLDYSQDEMDQHLGGRFCRYQESYVSSADRCGFGVALARIDRKPG; encoded by the coding sequence ATGATGGGACTTAGAGGCATCAACCGGATCGTGATCGCCGTGAGGAATCTGGAGGCAGCCAAAAAGCTGTATGCCGACATGCTGGGGGCGACGTTTCATGACGCCCATTGGACGGGGGCGCCCTTCGGCATCCATGTGTCCATCGCCTGGGACGCCGGTATCGAACTGTGCGCTCCCATGCCCGGCCGGGAGCACGACAGCGCGGTGTCGCAGTTTCTGGCGCACAAGGGTGAAGGGATCGTGACTGTCTTTTTCGGCGTCGATGATGCCGATGTGGCGGTCAGCCGTGCCATATCGGCGGGCTATGCTTGTTTCCATTCGCTGGACTATTCCCAGGACGAGATGGATCAGCACTTGGGCGGGCGCTTCTGCCGCTATCAGGAGTCCTATGTTTCTTCGGCGGATCGTTGCGGATTCGGTGTCGCCCTGGCCCGGATCGACAGAAAACCGGGGTAG